A single window of Cottoperca gobio chromosome 9, fCotGob3.1, whole genome shotgun sequence DNA harbors:
- the ficd gene encoding protein adenylyltransferase FICD encodes MAAVMVCRYTSGRFLGGWFPLLCVLLGSLVVVLMPLVGVEDQCCAALKGFAQLRCQLWGISQQPPAVQSTSLTVPFTALDVLPLRSKPSKEMKLEAKAALQLALEMKKLGKREKAHKLLVHALSMNPDFVDALTELGTILEEEKDVVQADHLYTKALAISPCNEKALVSRDRTLPLVEEIDQRYFGIIDSKVRRLMSIPKGNSALRRVMEETYYHHIYHTVAIEGNTLTLSEIRHILETRYAVPGKSLQEQNEAIGVDAAMKYINTTLLSRTGTMTISDMLEIHRRVLGYVDPVEGGRLRTNQVFVGHHIPPHPRDLQRHMQELVQWLNSEDALQMHPVEYAALAHYKLVYVHPFVDGNGRTSRLLMNLVLMQARYPPITIRKEQRAEYYAALDTANEGDVRPFIRFIAKCTEMTLDTLLISTTEHAVGLPGASEDHACSDCKQTIPIHN; translated from the exons ATGGCTGCTGTGATGGTGTGTCGTTACACCAGCGGCCGTTTCCTCGGAGGGTGGTTCCCGCTGTTGTGTGTCCTCCTCGGCTCTCTGGTGGTCGTCCTGATGCCCCTGGTGGGGGTGGAGGACCAATGCTGCGCCGCCCTGAAGGGCTTCGCTCAGCTCCGCTGCCAGCTGTGGGGAATCTCTCAGCAGCCTCCAGCTGTGCAGTCAACCAGCCTCACTGTCCCCTTTACTGCCCTTGATGTGTTGCCTCTGAGGTCCAAGCCAAGCAAAG AGATGAAGCTGGAGGCCAAGGCGGCGCTGCAGTTGGCTCTGGAGATGAAGAAACTGGGGAAGAGGGAGAAGGCTCACAAACTGCTGGTGCATGCACTCAGCATGAATCCAGACTTTGTGGATGCCCTAACGGAGCTGGGGACTAttctggaggaggagaaggatgtCGTCCAGGCAGACCACCTCTACACCAAGGCCTTGGCCATCTCTCCATGTAATGAGAAAGCTCTGGTGAGCCGGGACCGAACTCTTCCCCTGGTGGAAGAGATTGACCAGCGCTACTTTGGCATCATTGACAGTAAAGTGCGCCGGCTTATGTCCATTCCTAAAGGCAACTCTGCACTCCGCCGGGTGATGGAGGAAACCTACTACCACCACATCTACCACACGGTGGCCATTGAAGGCAACACGCTCACTCTGTCTGAGATCCGTCACATCCTCGAGACGCGTTACGCCGTCCCTGGGAAGAGCCTGCAGGAGCAGAACGAGGCCATCGGTGTGGATGCAGCCATGAAGTACATCAACACCACGCTGTTGTCCAGAACAGGAACCATGACCATCAGTGACATGCTGGAGATTCACCGGCGGGTGCTCGGCTACGTGGACCctgtggagggagggaggctgcGCACCAACCAGGTATTTGTGGGCCACCACATCCCCCCACACCCTCGGGACCTGCAGAGACATATGCAGGAGCTGGTTCAGTGGCTTAACTCTGAGGATGCCCTGCAAATGCATCCTGTGGAGTACGCAGCTCTCGCCCACTACAAACTGGTGTATGTGCACCCATTTGTAGACGGCAACGGACGCACATCACGGCTGCTCATGAATCTTGTGCTCATGCAAGCGCGATACCCACCGATCACTATACGCAAAGAACAAAGGGCAGAGTATTATGCAGCTCTAGACACGGCTAATGAGGGCGATGTACGGCCCTTCATTCGCTTCATAGCTAAATGTACAGAGATGACATTGGACACATTGTTGATTTCTACAACGGAGCACGCTGTTGGGCTGCCGGGAGCCAGCGAGGACCACGCCTGTTCCGACTGCAAACAGACTATCCCCATTCACAACTGA
- the iscua gene encoding LOW QUALITY PROTEIN: iron-sulfur cluster assembly enzyme ISCU (The sequence of the model RefSeq protein was modified relative to this genomic sequence to represent the inferred CDS: deleted 1 base in 1 codon): MAMVSLRNSASSLLLFSSRLFTPELNALCSYHIKVVDHYENPRNVGTLDKNSKNVGTGLVGAPACGDVMKLQIQVDENGTIVDAKFKTFGCGSAIASSSLATEWVKGKSVDDALKIRNTDIAKELCLPPVKLHCSMLAEDAIKAALSDYRIKQQDKKEEQVHATS, translated from the exons ATGGCGATGGTGTCTTTACGAAACTCTGCGTCCTCGCTGTTGTTATTTAGCAGTCGTTTGTTCACCCCGGAGCTGAATGCTCTCTGTTCATATCACATAAag GTGGTGGACCACTATGAGAACCCAAGAAATGTGGGAACTCTAGACAAAAACTCCAAGAATGTGGGGACGGGATTGGTGGGTGCACCAGCCTGTGGTGATGTAATGAAACTTCAG ATCCAGGTGGATGAAAACGGCACGATTGTTGATGCAAAGTTTAAGACATTTGGCTGCGGATCAGCCATTGCCTCGAGTTCTCTAGCAACAGAGTGGGTGAAAGGGAAATCA GTTGATGACGCTCTGAAGATCAGGAACACAGACATTGCCAAAGAACTCTGCCTTCCTCCAGTCAAGCTGCATTGCTCCA tgCTTGCAGAAGATGCCATAAAAGCAGCGCTGTCAGactacagaataaaacaacAGGACAAGAAGGAA GAACAAGTACACGCCACCAGTTAA
- the sart3 gene encoding spliceosome associated factor 3, U4/U6 recycling protein, with translation MAASSNEKKTQLQNMEEEDAGMEAREMESDEEEQDGMGAENSDDEEDDSSEDEKENEAEIQRLEEQLSINAFDYNCHVDLIKLLKQEGELVRLRKARQKMSELFPLTEEIWLEWLKDEIRLTEEEPNREKVYELFEKAVKDYLCPEIWLEYAQYSIGGMGSPGGMDKVRSIFERAVTAVGLHMTKGQTVWEAFREFENAILSTLQPPPGRIPSREEQELLKIQLERIHTLFRRQLAVPLMDMEATYAEYEEWSEHGVADTVISQYKKALQQLAKCKSFEEPLIIAEPPKLAEYQSVIDFELKEGDPARIQIIYERTLAENCLVPDMWAKYTTYLDRQLKFKDLVLSSHERAVRNCPWTMGLWKSYVLALERHGADHPTVSDVFEKALNAGFIQATDYVEIWQAFLDYLRRRVDFSKESSKELEELRGAFSRSLDYMKQDVEERFGESGDPSCIIMQIWARIEALHCKNIQKARELWDSIMTKGNAKYANMWLEYYNLERSYGDPVHCRKALHRAVQCTTDYPEHVSEVLLTFERVEGSLEDWDVAVQKTETRLNRINEQRAKVAVKEANLARQEEGKVDQRQRAKADKKTQKKGQKGTRAVEKRKAEQHDYHDEWNDDSAPKRHRGNGDHASEEYMETETGRFGRNAPPGYKPAQHGNKRAQQGSAAAQTQNDEKPELRNDNSSVFISNLAYTLEEPEAKLRSLLETCGPIKQVRPVFGTKGTFKGYGYVQFESTASVSEALKLDRQEVEGRPMFVSPCVDKNKNPDFKVFKYQISLEKQKLFISGLPFSCTKEQLEEICKSHGTIKEIRLVTYRSGKPKGLAYVEFADEAQASQAVLKMDGMDIGDNKICVAISNPPRRNMMDKPGSNRPDIMPRQVFGSRGRGRTQLSLLPRSLHRQSEPVSKVNNGTAAEQVPSTANAAGETKPLSNSDFAKMLLSK, from the exons ATGGCAGCGTCAAGCAACGAGAAGAAAACGCAGTTGCAAAAtatggaggaggaagatgcaGGAATGGAGGCGAGAGAGATGGAATCggatgaagaggagcaggacGGCATGGGAGCAGAAAATTCAGACGACGAAGAGGACGATTCGTCGGAAGAcgagaaagaaaatgaagccGAGATCCAACGGTTGGAGGAGCAG CTGTCGATCAATGCTTTCGACTACAACTGCCACGTGGATCTCATCAAACTACTGAAGCAGGAAGGAGAACTTGTCCGTCTGCGAAAGGCAAGGCAGAAGATGAGTGAGCTTTTCCCACTCACTGAAG AGATCTGGCTAGAATGGCTCAAGGATGAGATACGTCTGACCGAGGAGGAGCCAAACCGGGAGAAAGTGTATGAACTTTTTGAAAAAGCTGTGAAAGACTATCTCT GTCCAGAAATCTGGCTTGAATATGCTCAGTATTCAATTGGTGGCATGGGCTCACCAGGTGGGATGGACAAGGTGAGATCCATCTTTGAGAGAGCTGTGACAGCTGTGGGGCTTCATATGACCAAGGGACAGACGGTGTGGGAGGCGTTCAGAGAGTTTGAGAACGCCATTCTATCCACACTACAG CCTCCCCCCGGCAGGATTCCCAGCCGCGAGGAGCAGGAGTTGCTGAAAATTCAGCTTGAGCGTATCCATACACTGTTTCGCCGCCAGCTGGCCGTCCCCTTAATGG ACATGGAAGCCACCTATGCTGAGTATGAGGAGTGGTCTGAACATGGGGTGGCTGACACGGTCATAAGTCAGTACAAGAAGGCTTTGCAGCAGCTGGCAAAGTGCAAATCTTTCGAAGAACCACTG ATAATAGCAGAACCTCCAAAGCTGGCAGAGTATCAGTCCGTCATCGACTTTGAACTAAAGGAGGGTGACCCAGCACGGATCCAGATAATCTATGAGCGTACCCTGGCAGAGAACTGCCTGGTACCAGACATGTGGGCAAAATACACAACCTATCTC GATCGTCAGCTGAAGTTCAAAGACTTGGTTCTCTCCTCGCACGAACGTGCCGTCAGGAACTGTCCCTGGACCATGGGTCTGTGGAAGAGCTACGTGCTAGCTCTCGAGAGGCACGGAGCTGACCATCCGACTGTCTCAG atgtttttgaaaaggCGCTGAATGCAGGTTTCATTCAAGCGACGGATTATGTGGAAATTTGGCAGGCATTCCTCGACTACCTGAGGAGACGTGTGGACTTTagcaaag AATCCAGTAAAGAGTTGGAGGAGCTACGTGGAGCTTTCTCTCGGTCTCTGGACTACATGAAACAAGATGTTGAAGAAA GATTTGGTGAAAGTGGAGATCCTTCTTGTATCATAATGCAGATCTGGGCGAGGATAGAG GCTCTCCACtgcaaaaacatccaaaaagcCAGAGAACTGTGGGACAGTATCATGACAAAAGGGAACGCTAAATATGCCAACATGTGGCTGGAGTACTATAACCTTGAAAG GTCTTATGGAGACCCTGTTCACTGTCGGAAAGCTCTGCACAGAGCAGTTCAATGCACCACAGACTACCCTGAGCATGTGAGTGAAGTCCTGCTCACATTCGAGAGGGTGGAAG GTTCTCTTGAGGACTGGGACGTGGCAGTGCAGAAGACAGAGACCCGGCTGAACAGGATCAATGAGCAACGAGCGAAG GTGGCTGTGAAAGAAGCTAACCTCGCTCGCCAAGAGGAGGGGAAAGTTGATCAGCGGCAGAGGGCCAAGGCCGACAAGAAGACTCAGAAGAAAGGCCAGAAGGGAACTCGAGCTGTGGAGAAGAGGAAAGCAGAGCAGCATGATTATCATGATGAGTGGAACGATGACTCGG CTCCTAAAAGGCACAGAGGGAACGGGGACCACGCCTCAGAGGAGTACATGGAGACTGAGACAGGACGCTTTGGGAGGAACGCCCCCCCTGGCTATAAGCCGGCTCAACATGGCAATAAAAGAGCCCAGCAGGGATCCGCCGCCGCCCAGACACAGAACGATGAGAAGCCCGAGCTTCGAAACGATAACAGCAGTGTGTTCATCAGCAACCTGGCATACACGCTGGAGGAACCAGAGGCAAAGCTCAGGTCGCTGTTGGAGACCTGTGGTCCCATCAAACAGGTTCGCCCCGTCTTCGGGACCAAAGGGACCTTTAAAGGCTACGGCTATGTACAGTTTGAGTCCACAGCGTCTGTCTCTGAAGCCCTGAAGCTGGACagacaggaggtggagggaagGCCCAtgtttgtgtctccttgtgtagacaaaaacaaaaatcccgACTTTAAG GTGTTTAAATACCAGATATCCCTGGAGAAGCAAAAACTCTTCATCTCTGGGCTGCCGTTCTCGTGCACTAAAGAGCAACTGGAGGAAATCTGCAAAAGTCATGGCACCATCAAAGAAATTCGTCTGGTCACGTATCGCTCAGGAAAACCCAAG GGTCTGGCATATGTTGAGTTTGCAGATGAAGCCCAGGCTTCTCAGGCAGTTCTAAAAATGGACGGCATGGACATCGGGGACAACAAAATCTGTGTTGCTATAAGTAACCCTCCTCGCAGAAATATGATGGATAAACCTGGCTCCAACAGGCCAGACATAATGCCTCGCCAGGTCTTTGGATC gagaggaagaggacgcACTCAGTTGTCATTACTCCCTCGTTCCCTGCACCGACAAAGTGAGCCTGTAAGCAAAGTCAACAACGGTACTGCGGCTGAGCAGGTGCCGTCGACCGCCAATGCAGCCGGAGAGACGAAACCTTTGTCAAACTCAGACTTTGCCAAGATGCTTCTCAGCAAGTGA